The window CTGCAAATAGGGCCTTAAGCCTGCACAAAGGTTACATTACCAAGACAACAGGATGTAATACAAAGAGCAAGTGCCAGACATTTCACATGTGGCAGAGCAGACAAAAAGGAAGAGCCCAAGAACAGAAAGCTCTACAACAGCGTTTTCCACATATACTCACTTACATTAATGACATGGTAGCTTACAGAAGCAGCACCTtccaaaatataattatttattacAGTATCTCCACGAATGTAATTTCACTATTTTAATCACAAACCCCACAATACACAGCTTAGGGAGAAATGCCAATTTGCGTTAGCTCTGCCATCATAAACCTACTGGCCGCtctagctgctgctttttggttGCTCCTACACGGCCACACAAAGGCCCACAGCAGCACCGCGGCCTCCGAGGCCCCGAGGCCGGAGCAGCTCCGCTCAGGACCAAACCCGCACCCTCAGGCTGGGCCTGCAGTCACACAGCGCACCGTGAGGGCGAGCCTCCCCCTTCCTTGCAGGGCGGCGCCAGCCCCCTCCCGCCGCGCCAGCCCCTCAGACAAAGCAGGCAAGACAGCGGCGCCAGGACCGCCCCGTCTGGCTCCTCCACAACCCGGCAAGATCCCCGCCGCCGGAAGCTCATTGAGGGGGGAGGCGGGCCTCGAAAGGGTTTAGCCAATTACTGACAGGTATCGGGAAGACAAGCAGCGACTGTAGCCAATGATATCTGAGGCCTGCGCATGGCGGCAGCCGCCCCTGTTGGGAGAGGAGTTGCAGCGCTCCAAGCGTATGTGGGGGATTCCGGCCCGCCTGGCGCGTCAGGGCGGTGAGGGGGCGGGGCGTGGAGAAGTGGCAGATATGGATCACCAATAGACGCGCGGGAAGGACTGACAGACACGCAGTTCGCCCAATAGGAGGGCGGTGGCTGTTAAAGGGCAGGCGACCCGGAGGAGAGAGTTGGGCGCAGGTGAGTAGTTCGCGCGGCTCCCCGGGGACCTGAGCGGGGCGGGAGTGAGACCGGcaccggcccggcccggcccggcccggcccggcccgcggcgGGCTGAGGTAACCGCTTCCCCGCGGGGCCGCTGCTCGCgcggggtgcaggcagcccctAGCCCTTTGTGGGGGAGAGCGGTGGGGCTCCGCCGCCCTCGACCCCAGGGGGCGGTGAGGCAGTTGTCCGCTGTCTTCCTTGGCGGCCCCGCGGGGAggccctcctcctctccctcctctttctccttctcctgggAGAGGCGCAGGGTCCCGCCGGCCCGCCCGCGGGTCACTTGCGAGGGGAGGACTCTCCTGCGGCGCCGGTGGGGCCGCGGGCCCACCTGCTCCTCGCAGCTCAACGCGGAGGGGGCCCTGTGGCCGCGGGACTGCCGCCCTCACGGAGCGGGCCCGGCGTGGCTCGGGGGCGTGCTGCCTGGGGCAGCCGGCCGTGCCCTCGCCTTCCTTTGTTGCCTTCCTCGGCCTCCCTGGAGGGCTTCGTGCGCCTCCTGGCGGGACCGGGCCGGCCCCGCGTCTCCCCTGGCCGGCGGCGAGGTCTGTGCCGCTTCGGGCCTGGGGGGCTGTGCCTGCCTTCGTCCCTCCAAAATACGCCCCCAGCTCGGAGGGCAGATTTTCTCCCATTGATGGCCATTGCTGTTTCAGGGGAAGGGGAACTTTTGACTGATGAATCTGTGGATTCAACAGCCTGAATCCGCAGCTGCTTTCCATCCTCGGTATCTCCTCTCTGCTTCGTTAAATTATCCTTTTAGGTGGTGTTGGTTCCCTTTAGTGCTTGTTTTTTCATGTGCTCAAACCGCAGGGAGGAGTGTCCGTTTGGTGACGTGTTTAGCAGCACCCAGGTCCTCCTGTACTAAAGCCTCTCTTAGTACAAAAGCGTAAGTTGTTCCAAGCCAATTTAGCCATCTGTTATGAATCACATACAAAGTTTTCTAGAAAGCCCCCCTAGGCGTTATTATCATGTAAAGATTCTCAGACtggcaatttttatttaaaaaatgtaggtGGTAGGTCCTCCTgatttaaagggtttttttcttcagtcataAGCtctgcaagtttaaaaaaaaaagataaaggcaAACCATCAAGGCATCATACTTTAAAAGTAATGATTTTTCTGGACAATAATTCAAGTTTGACGCTAGCAACAATCCTTCAGTACTAGTGAatgcatggatttttttgtttgcttgcttgcttgttttctgtgtgcagggtttgttttgttggtccAGCATGTGCTCACACAGTGTGAGCAAAGAAGACACAAAGACATAGAGGCAGAATATGGATGTCACTGTCATTAAGTACATCAAAGTTATTCCGTGGGTGTGTGTTCTGTGTTTATGGAGTGTTCAGTTTAGTTTTGCAATACTTTTCTTGGCCATAGGTTGCTTCTGGCCTGACAGGGCTGCATCAAACTCATAGCTCCATGTTGCCATCTTTCCTGGAAGACCCTTGAAATCTTTCTGTTATTGCATGATcagaattctttcttttctttctagctAGTACTTTGCTTTTCTACTCAACGGTAAAAAGACgcattttgcatttgcatttatcACCATGCCATATGATGGGTGCATGGCTGGTCATGTAATGAGTCATTTGCTTCCTCTTATTTCCCAGGGATTTCTCTGTCGCTTGACCAGACTGCAGCTATTCCGTGTCAGATGACTTATGTCTTTGATCATGTACCAGAATTACTTTTGGTCATATAGTTGAGAAggaattttcttcttgcagatGTCTCCTCTTACCTTCATGGTGGTGTCAGTGGCTTGATCTGACCAAaagacttcctttttttcaccTCTGCTCTTATCTCCACGTACCTTTTCTGAGTGAACTGCCTATCTTTCCGATGGGTGCACTCAGCAGATATTATTTGCTGTGGAATCCTCTGCTAAAGACACTAAAATGTAGAGCGGTTATggttctgttttcagaaaaactgtAATGTCTATCTACAAGCTTTTTCCAAATGTATGCGTGTCATGCTTTAGACTTCATATCAAAGCAAAACTTAAACATGCTGTATGTCATGTTTTTGTAAATCATGCTTTTCAAAATGGTGATAGGtgtggttgttggggtttttttctgtaactatCTAGAATGTGTACAAATCCTAGTTTATTACCTTTCCTGTCCCTTATATACTTTGAATGTGTAACAGTTCgtttttcctcattaaaaagtaatatCCTGGAGACCATCTAGCAGTGTTGCAAAACAGAGTATCCCAAACCTCAGCTTTAGTTATATTAACTAAAAAGCATTATTATCTATTAGAAATGTAAACAGTCCCGCAGTGGAGTTGGTCTAGCTCTGGAAGTCAATATACTGTTAAGACAATTCATTAACGCTCATTTATGTTAATAAGAAAGGAATTGTCTTTAGTGAGGCAATATgctttcaaaaaggaaagacttAGAAAAGGGAAGATGTCCTTACCAATCGCAAGTTAATAGGTATGAGTTTTAAAATTGGTagactttgctgctgttttactGGGAAATTCAGGGACTTCTATCAGATGTGTTCtagcaaataaaaaagtttaaaagaaaactttacaTAACAAGGGAATTGGATGCCAGTAGTTTCCAAGTCAGTATTACAATTCTTAAAGGTTATGTGCTTGGCTTCTGGCATAAAATCCAAACCCAAGGTTAGGCACTTCAGGAAGAGTGGCTGTGGGGATCAGACAGGTGATGCACAACACTTGTGCAAGGAGTAGTGAGACTGGCCCACAGGGTACCCTGACgtttctgtgttttaattctCAACCTTCTCTGGAGCGAAGATGAAAGCTTGGCTGTCTGTGTCTTCCTCATTCACGTAGAACTATATGTAGAAAATACTGTTGATGAAAATCTGatttgaaaaagcaattttttttttgtttgtcttgtgATTGTGCCCAGTTTATCTTGCAGTGCTAGCACTAAGAAATCTAGGGAGGGCCAGGGTAGAGATACCATATGGGTCTCTCAAATCCTGTGGTTCCCTGTTATTGGGGAATGACCTTGTGCATCCCAGCTGGGGCTAAGTAAAGGACTTAGCCCGTGTGTATCTTGAGATGACAAACGGCAGTGATTCAGCAAAAGTCTGATATTTAGGTACCTTAAGAGACAACTAAGCATGTACTACTACTTTAAAGAGTTTGACACATCCAATTGGCAAGTACTTTGGAAAGTCTGACCCAGTTTTCCATAGTTAGCAAAGTACTTGAATGTTCACTGAAGTACATGATTCAAATCAAACATGTGAAAttctactgatttcagtgaaagtgATTGTGACCTCATAAACAGACCTTAAGTGTCTTGGTAGTGACAAATGAGAAATACTATGGTTCTTGTGAAATTTACGTTATATACAAGAACTCTGTaattcttttttacattttggaaGACCAACTCAAAATAGATACCTGTGAATCTTTCACACGTGCTCCCCACCCTGAAAATAGGTAAGtgcaaatgtgtgtgtgtctaaaGCCAGCGTGAAGCTATAAGTACTTGGTCATTCCCTAGTAACCAGGAATCACAGCTTAATCTAAATATTTATCACTTCAGAATAATTGCCTTATTAACAGTGAAGCTTCTAAAAGTGCTTTTAATTGGTTCTGTGTGCAGGTaacttttctgaagaatttacCGCCTcagtgactttttaaaagttaaaaaaaaaaagccaacaaccCATATACAAGATAAACTTAGAATTGATACATAGGTCAAGAAATTCAATTGCCATAATAAGAGAAAAGCACTAATGCTgtaatttgcatttgaaaagcaCAGCAAGTACCGAGTAAATTGATTTACTGCCAGACAAGTATATATGATGCTGCTTCCTCGAAAGCCTGAGTATCTTTTCGTGGTAAACTTACAGTGAAGGTTAAGGGAGATGCTTAAAGATCAGATAAGagatctcagaaaaaaatattagcagaTACAGTGCTGTGTTGTGATATAAATCTGAGTTTTTAAACTGCAGCATTCTGGGTTTTTGTACTGGTTATATTAAGGGTCTACATTAAAACAGTAggctatattattttttaaataattccctTTTCTCAAAaccaattaatattttattttcagaagggCAGGAAGTTGCACACATCTTAAACAGAAAGATGCAGCTTCCAACTTGAGTCTGAAGAGTCAGAAGTGCTGGGTAGCTGCACTGTAGAGTGGTCCATGCTGATACATGCTCATGCTTTatgcaattaatttcttcttggGACTCGGTTTTGCATATTTGCTAGCTAGTAACCATTGGAAGTAAATGGATTCACAGTGACAGCAATATTTTAACAAGGAAAAGTAGTAAAACAGTTTCCTAAATGCAgtgttttaaacaatatttgaTACCAGCATGCTTACATGTTGGCGCTGAAAGAATGTTGCTTGATGTGGAAAACTTTGCAAGTGAACCACTTAATTATAGTTAATAGCACATAGGAGATGAAGAACAATGTCTAAACTATTATGTGCTTTATCCTCTAAATGGATAGTTTTTGTGCAATGTGCAGATGTGTATGTTTTAACCACCTTTAGGggaataacaggaaaaaaaaaatagtaatttcagAATCCTGTATAGCTGGGGGAAGTTATTTAGGGATTAAGTCCACTACTCAGTAGCAATCAAATGTATAATCTGCGAGGCATTTGCTTCAGGTGGACAAAAAGTCTATACTGGATTAATAGTGAACAAACATAACAACTTGAAACTGTAAGTACTGTATAGTGAATTGTTGGCCTACTTGGTTTAAAGCCTTTTAAACCTACCTAAAGTGGTAGGTAACATGGtacaaaagaaagtttaaaataagtTCTAAATTGGACCATTACTGGAGCAATCTGACCAAGAACCATTTTTTATTCTCAGTCTCTGATtttgattttacattttttttagtaataagGTCTATGATATATTCGTCAGTGCATTAATTGTCCCCTGTTTCTCCCACTGCAACTTTCCACTTTATGTACAGAGTTGCACACGATCTGTCAGGTGTATTACGGGCTTtagctttcttttcagcatgCAGCACAGGACCAGCTATTGCTGAGGGTAGAGGACTGAATGTGCTTTCAAGCGGTCATCACATCTGACATGAGATGTTTTGCAGTGTGAGAAGGGTAGAGGAGGGCTTTACCATGGGCGTGTAATGACTGATTCTTGAACCTGTTTCCTGTTAAAACATCTCTAATGCATTTGTTTGAACTAGTAGTTATTTTCTGACATTCAGCAGAATTGTTCAATTCTTTTTTGTGGTTAAGATAAGTCAGAAGAGCCTCTAAAACTTCAACTTTTCATattaatctacttttttttttttttttggactggAAATGGTgtctcatttaaaatgtgtctCAGAAATTTCAGTCCCCCAAACATTTCATGTTTTTGAAGTAATGATATAACAATTGTAGCTTCCTTTGGAAATAATTTAGCATTCAGACTGAAATGTGTATGTCATATTTCAGCCATAAGCAAATCCTGACTGGCAAAACTCTAAGAGTTGAAGaaaaatagctgtatttttGTAATGGAAATATCAACTCAACCTTAACGGTTCGTGACATGGATATATTAATGGATTTATAATTCATATGAGATTAGAGATGGTATCTATAGCTACTTTATATTCAGAGTTTAACaaaatggttttcttctgttgaaaaaACGATCAGTTCAAAATACGCATTCCTTAAATGATGACTTAGGAGTCAAGTTcgttaaatgaaaatatacagtATATACCTTGGAGATTTATgttgtttgctctttttctcttaGGAAGCCTGAGAAATAGGAAAATACTGCAAAGTGAAGAGAAAATTCACTTCACGAGAACTGGGCTCTGCTTTCATTggcttttaaattttgtttgtattaaTAACTGATTAGTGTCAGATCATCTCTGTAGTCTACTGTGGTGCAATTATTAGGttaaagctggaaaaaatgaaacaattaaaaagaaaaagaaaaagcaattttagtGTTCAGGAAACTCAAACTCTCCTTaaggaaatcagaaaaaggagagaagtaCTCTTTTCAAAGCAACTTAATACAACAATTAATGAGATGAAACGGAAAGCTTGGGAGGAAATAGCGGAGTGTGTAAATGCTGTAGGTGAAGGAGAGCAAAGAACAGGGACAGAAGTGAAAAGGCGATACCTTGACTGGAGAGCACTCATGAAGAGAAAACGTCTGAATGCAAACATCAAAGTAGTAGGTGCTGGGTTTCACCTTCCTTCATCCAATTTAGATGACTCTCTCAATGAAGACATGGATGAGAAAATGGGATTTTCAATTGAATCTAGTTTTGAATGGCAAAATATCACTGACTTCAGAGAAGCCGGTGGATCTTTAACAGAAATCAAAgtagaagaggaagaggaggatccGCAGAATTTTGAAGTGAGTGACTGCCATACATTAGCTGTGTGCAATATGGCCTTCGTTTCATTTTAGCATAAGgcttttttgctgtgtttcttcatagcatctgtttcagttttttttctgaacGTGTGAATTAAAGAAACTGTAGAAACAAATATGTTTCAGAGAGATGGTATTCAAATCTAGCAACTTGCAATTGTGTGTAAGGTCTTGGATGTTGATTATTAAATTGATATCCCTCAGCTTTGAATATGTATTTGCACATATGTTTTCCACTTCTGTGTGCTATAGATAAGAATTAGTTCAGTCAGTAGGATGAAAATACGCTGTTGAAGGAAACTGGTTATTTTAATACTTAGGCTGTCTGGATTGATgaatggagaaaagaaatgcacTTATTTAACAAATGAAAGTATATGTTACCTCTAGGTACAGAAAGAAATAGAGTACAGAAAGAataatgtttgcatttcttaaaatgaacCCACAGGAGATGAAAATATTACTTGAATAAGTCAGCCATTCCTCTGTCAGAATTTTAGTGTTAATTTGACAAGCAGCTGTCGATCCTGTAGACAGGTTGTTACTCCTAGTAGTACCATGACTGTCCTGGGGTAGGCAGCCAGCTAGAGTAAAGTTGAATGTTTGGATAGTTTTGTTCTGCCTGTACAAATACATAGTTCTTGTTTCAAAAAGGGATACTCAAATAgttttggtttgagttttttGCAGGGGGAAGGGTGGGGAAGAAGCAACTCCTGTCTTAGCTCAGTTGAGATGTgtgctgggaagaaaatcagCATAAACTGTTAAATGGTAGTGGGATTACTGTCTGACAACTGCTGAAGAACAGTGTGTGTCTGCTCTAATGCTAGAGGACTGGCAGTGGCTCTCATTGTTTTAAGATTTTCTGAACCTGTATCTTTCTCAGTTTGCCTTTCTTTTGCAGCATACCTAGTGGGAGATAATTATCCCTTGTGTACTATGAATTTGTAGCACATAAGGGCTATAATTCTGTACAAGTGGTTACAGTCCACCAAGAGCAATGGTCTTAATCACCTAGTCATCTGCATCATAAATAGCTTTTCAACAAATGTGATAGAAGTTAAACAACTCGTGTTTATTGACCCATTCAATACAGTTTGAAGGCTTAGGAGCACATGAAAAATGTCAGCGTTACATGTTTTTTTAGAAAGGTAATCCTCAAGTTAGCAAAGGCAGGGTTAGCTTACATACCACATAGCCTATGGATCCAGCTGCCCTGATTAAATAATTAGTCACAACAAATTCCTAGTGACTTACATAAATGTCACTAAGCTATATGAAAAGTAAGAACAACATGCTTTTTTAGATACAGTTTTCTGTCAGTGGTTCTTAATGCTTTATAATAGCTATAGtgcaatattttctgtatgttcttGCATGTCCACTGACaaactgattttcctttttttaattgatagaTAAAGCATGTTTCTCTGCCTGTGTAATGGCAGAAAACAGTCTTTTAATCTAACATGGTTATTTCACAGCATGCAAGTTAAACAGTTCTGAGTGgcttttaagatgaaaaaaacacAATATGTTCTTTTCAGTCAAGGTATGTGTAACATTTATTCCGGCATAAAGACTGGAATGTAATTCTTGTCTATCACATTCCTCTGCAGTTTCCTattgaggaagaagaagaaattttgtCATCAGTTTTGCCAGATTCGAAAAAGGAAAATGACCTACCAGACTTCCCCCACATTGAAGAGTTTGGAAATCTAAGCTCTGCTCAAGCTAGGCTAGCCTATGAAGATTCTCACTTGCTTATAAATCTGGAGAAGCAGAAGgtggagctggagaagcagcGACTAGACATTGAAGCTGAAAGGTTGCAAGTGGAGAAGGAGCGCCTGCAAATTGAAAAAGAACGGTTGCGGCATGTTGACTTGGAGCGTGAAAGACTTCAGATTGAGAAGGAGCGGCTTCAGATTGAATGGGAGAAACTCAGGCTAGAGACTTTGCATGCTGAAAAACCTGCCCTGGAAA of the Grus americana isolate bGruAme1 chromosome 1, bGruAme1.mat, whole genome shotgun sequence genome contains:
- the MSANTD4 gene encoding myb/SANT-like DNA-binding domain-containing protein 4, with translation MKQLKRKRKSNFSVQETQTLLKEIRKRREVLFSKQLNTTINEMKRKAWEEIAECVNAVGEGEQRTGTEVKRRYLDWRALMKRKRLNANIKVVGAGFHLPSSNLDDSLNEDMDEKMGFSIESSFEWQNITDFREAGGSLTEIKVEEEEEDPQNFEFPIEEEEEILSSVLPDSKKENDLPDFPHIEEFGNLSSAQARLAYEDSHLLINLEKQKVELEKQRLDIEAERLQVEKERLQIEKERLRHVDLERERLQIEKERLQIEWEKLRLETLHAEKPALENDLTQTEKPIMQPLDLETEKLKLEKERLQLEKERLQFLKFESEKLQIEKERLQVEKERLRIQREGHLQ